AAAAATCCAAATTTTTTCATAGAACTTCCGCCAGTAACTATTACCGCTTTTTTACCTTTTAGGGTTTTTAAGACTTCTAAAGAATTTTCTCCAAAATAAATATCTCTTGGTAAAGTAAATCTATTCATTATATATCCCTCCATTTTTAAATGTAATCGTATGTATTTTTACACATTATATTTAGCAATGCTTGTACCACTGTTTTCTATTTATACGTTATATTGTTAATAATATATCACTTACAGTATAAAGTCAACATACTAATAGTTAACTTTAGAAATTATTTACATATTGTTTATATTTCTCTATACTATATATATAAATAATAAAGAAGGCACTATAACCATATTTAAGTTATAATGCCTTCTATTATTTATTTAAAATTAATATCTTATTTTGAATAATCAAAGATACCTTTTTTAGTTTTTCTTCCAAGTAATCCGCCTCTAACATATTTTCTTAAAAGGCTATGAGCTCTGTACTTAGTATCTCCAGTCTCAGTATATAAAACATCCATGATAGCAAGACATACATCAAGACCTATAAGATCTCCGAGTGCTAGAGGTCCCATTGGATGATTAGCGCCAAGTTTCATTGCTTTATCTATATCTTCTGCAGATGCTATACCTTCTGCCATAATTCCTACAGCTTCGTTGATCATTGGAATTAATATTCTATTTACAACAAAACCAGGAGCTTCAGCAACTTCTACTGGATCCTTACCTATAGCAATTGCAATTTCTTTAACTGCATCAAAAGTTTCAGTTGATGTAGCCATTCCTTTGATTATCTCTACAAGTTTCATCATTGGAGCTGGATTAAAGAAATGCATTCCTATAACTTTATCAGGTCTCTTTGTAGCAGCTCCTACTTCAGTTATAGAAAGTGATGATGTGTTTGATGCTAAAATAGTTTCTGGTTTACAGATTGAATCAAGTTCTGCAAAAATTTCTTTCTTTATTTTCATAATTTCTACAGCTGCTTCAACTACTAAATCACAGTCTGCTGCTAATTTCATATCAGTAGTTCCTGTAACTCTTGAAAGTATTTCTTCCATTTGTGCTTCAGTTATTTTTTCTTTTTTAACTGATCTTTCTAAGTTCTTTTTAATTGTAGCAAGTCCTCTATCAACGAATTCATCTTTAATATCTCTCATTATTACTTCGCATCCATTAGCTGCAAATGTTTGAACAATACCTGCTCCCATAGTTCCAGCGCCAAGTACAAAAATCTTTTTCATAAAAACACACCCCTTAAATTTTATTATTTTAAAAATCTTATTTTAGTTACAACAAGACGTAGTATACTTTTTTAAAACTTACTTTAATGCTATTTTTTAGCATTAAAGCAAGTTTTCTTAAATTACTATTATAAAATAAACCTATTTATTTTTTAATGTATTAATCTGAGCTATCATTTCTGGAATTACTTTCAAAAAGTCTCCAGCTATTGCTACATCAGCAGCTTTCATGATAGGTGCAGTTGCATCTTTATTTATAGCTATTATGAAATCAGAATCTTGCATACCAGCTAAATGCTGAATTGCTCCTGAGATACCGCAAGCTATATATACAGTTGGTCTTACAGTTTTTCCTGTTTGACCTACTTGTACGGCTTTATCTATCCAACCATTTTCAACTGCTGCTCTTGATGCTCCTACTACACCATCTAAAGTAGCTGCAAGTTTTTCAAGCAAAGCAAAGTTTTCTTTACTTCCAACTCCACGACCACCAGATACTATAATATTAGCTTCTCCGATATCGGCTAAAACTGAAGCAACTTTTACAATATCAACAGTTTTAGTTCTGATATCTGATTCTTTTAAATTTACAGTAACTTTTTCAACTGGGCAAGTTCTAGAAGCATCTCTAGCTAATTTTTCGAAAACTCCTGGTCTAATAGTAGCCATTTGTGGTCTATGATCTGCACAAACTATAGTAGCCATTAGGTTTCCACCAAATGCTGGTCTTGTCATCATTAAATTATTGTTTTCTGTATCTATATCTAATGAAGTACAATCAGCAGTTAAACCTGTTGAAAGTCTTGCTGATATTCTTGGTCCTAAATCTCTTCCTAAATAAGTTGCTCCAACAAATATTACTCCTGGTTTTCTCTCATTTGCAAGATCACATATAACTTTTGCATATGCATCAGTTGTAAAATGACCTAGTAGTGGACTACTCGCAACTATTACCTTATCAGCTCCAAATGCTACAAGTTCGCGAGCCATATCATCTGTTTTATCGCCAAGTAGTACAGCTGTTAACTCTTCTCCTAATTTATCTGCAATTTCTCGTCCCTTACCTAAAAGTTCGAAAGAAATTTTTTGAAGTTCTCCGTCTCTTTGTTCAGCGAAGACCCATACGCCTTTGTAATCTGCTATATTCATTGATTGCTCCCTCCTACATTTTAGATAAAGTGATTTTCTTTTAATTTTGAAACTGCATATAAAGCAGCTTCAGCTGCTGGTAATTGTATTAATTCGCCTTTTCCCTTAGGTTCTTTAGTCATTGACTTTTTAACCTTTGTTGGTGAACCTTTAAGTCCGAGTATAGCTATGTCTGCTCCGATATCTGCTGCACTCCAAACTTTTACTTCTTTGTTTTGGAACATTTCAAAAATGTTTTTTATGTTCATATATCTTGGTTCATTTAATTCTTTTATAGCTGTTAAAAGAACAGGAGTTTTAACTTCGATATCTTCATATCCATCTTCCCATGCTCTTCTAACTTTTAATCCGCCCTTAATTACGTCAACTTTTTCAACGTATGTTATTTGTGCAAGATTTAAATGCTCTGCAATTTCAGGTCCAACTTGCGCTGTATCTCCATCAATTGCTTGTCTTCCAGCAAATACTACATCGTAGTCTAATTTCTTTAAAGTTGCAGCAAGTGCATGTGATGTAGCTAAAGTATCTGCTCCTGCAAATGCACGATCTGATACGAGTATTGCTTCATCAGCACCCATAGCTAAAGCTTCTCTTAATGCTTTTTCTGCTTGAGGTGGTCCCATGCTAATTACAGTCACGTGCGCACCATGTTCATCTTTTAATCTTAATGATTCTTCTAATGCATTTTTATCATCTGGATTTATTATTGATGGAACGCCTTCTCTTATAAGGGTTCCTGTTTTAGGATCTATTTTAACTTCGTTTGTATCTGGAACTTGTTTTAAACATACAACTATATTCATTTAATTTCCTCCTACTTTAATAGATTTCCAGCTATAACCATTCTTTGAACTTCTGAAGTTCCTTCATATATTTCAGTTATCTTAGCATCTCTCATCATTCTTTCTAATGGATATTCTTTAGTATATCCATATCCTCCGAAGATTTGAACAGCTTTTGTTGTAACTTCCATAGCAGTTTCTGATGCAAACAATTTTGCTCTTGCAGCTTCTACTGTATATGATAAACCAGCATCTTTATTAAATGCAGCTTTATAAACTAAAAGTTTAGCAGCTTCAATTTTAACATCAAGTTCTGCAACCATCCATTGAAGTCCTTGGAATGCTGCAAGTGGTTTTCCAAATTGTTTTCTTTCTTTCATATATTTAGTAGCTTCTTCTAGTGCTCCTTCAGCAATTCCTAGAGCTTGAGCAGCTACACCAATTCTTCCACCATCAAGAGTTTTCATTGCAATACCGAAACCTCTTCCTTCTTTTCCAAGCATGTTTTCTTTTGGAACTATACAGTTCTCAAATACAAGCTCAGTTGTTGATGATGCTCTTATTCCTAATTTATCTTCATGTTTACCTATTGAGAATCCAGGGAAATCTTTTTCAACTATAAAAGCTGTAATTCCTCTTGTTCCCTTAGTTTTATCTGTCATAGCAAAAACTACAAATGTATCTGCTACTCCACCATTTGTGATAAATATTTTTGAACCATTTAATATATAGTTATCACCATCTAAAGTTGCTGTAGTCTGTTGTCCAGACGCATCAGTACCGGCATTAGGCTCAGTTAATCCAAAAGCTCCTAATTTTTCGCCAGTTGCAAGTGGTACTAGATATTTCATTTTTTGATCTTCTGTTCCAAAAGCATCTATTGGACCTGCACATAATGATGTATGAGCTGATAAGATAACTCCTGTTGTTGCACATGCTTTTGATAATTCTTCAACAGCAATAATATATGATAAATTATTTCCACCAGCGCCACCATATTTAGTTGCTATTGGGATACCCATCATATGGTATCTAGCCATTTTTTCTACAGTTTCGCTAGGAAATCTTTCTGTAACATCTATCTCCGCAGCTAAAGGTTTAACTTCGTTTAATGCGAATTCACTTACCATCTGTTTTACAAATTCTTGTTCTTTTGTCAATGTAAAATTCATGAACCTTCCTCCTCGCTATTCTCTGAGGTAGCTAAGCTACCTATATTTTAACAGAATACTTAAATTACTTATTTTTAAAGCATTTTTCAGTTTTCTCGATAAATGCTGTCATTCCACTACTTTGGTCCTCAGTCGAGAAACATTCTCCGAATATTTCTGATTCATATGAAAGTGCTGAGTCTATGTCTAATTGCATTCCCTTATTAATTGCTGCTTTACAAAGACTTACAGCAATAGGTGCCTGTCCTGCAATTGTATTTGCAAGTGCTTTAGCTTCAACTAATAAATCTTCAAGCGCAACCACTTTATTAACAAGTCCAATTCTTAATGCTTCTTCCGCATTAATAATCTTAGCTGTGTATATTAATTCTTTAGCCATTCCAAGTCCTACAAGTCTAGAAAGTCTTTGAGTCCCTCCAAAACCAGGTGTTATTCCAAGTCCTACTTCAGGTTGACCAAATTTTGCCTTTACAGATGCTATTCTAATATCACAAGCCATAGAAAGCTCGCATCCTCCACCTAAAGCAAAACCATTTACTGCTGCGATTACTGGTTTTTCTAGTGTTTCTAATTTTCTAAACACTTTATTTCCTAAATTTCCAAATCTTCTACCACCCATTACATCAAGATCTTTCATTTCGGTGATATCAGCACCTGCAACAAATGCTTTTCCAGCTCCTGTTATAATTACTGCGTAAATCTTATCATCATTAGCAATTTCATCTATTGCTAAATCTAGCTCTTTCAATGTTTCTGAGTTTAATGCATTTAGAGCTTTTGGTCTACTAATTGTAAGTACTGCAACTTTGTCTTCCTTTTGAAGAACAATATTTTTGTATTCCATAACAATCCACTCCTTACGAATTAATCTATTCATTAACTATTTGTTAATAATATAACAAATAAACGTAAATGAATATGAGGCCATTTGCCTCAATTACATTATATATCTTTGTGATAATTATATCAACAAGAAATAATTATTTTTTATGACTATGTCCTATCATTCATTAAACAACTGAGTGTTAAGAGACTCTCACTCAAATGTACATTTTCAACAATTATTTCTTTAGGCACTTCTAAATCCACAGGTGCAAAATTCCATATGCCCTTAACCCCATTTGCCACCATCATGTCGCAAACTGTTTGAGCACTATTTTCCGAAACACAGATTACCCCTATATCTATCGGCATAGTTTTAAGAAAACCTACTAATTCATCTATGTCTTTTACTTCAACATCTCTAATTTTAAGTCCTATTAGCTTTGGATTAACATCAAAAATACCTGCCAAATTAAAAGCTAACCTTTCAAAATTGGTATAATTGGCAATAGCCTGCCCAATGTTACCAGCACCTATTATTATCATTTTATATTCTTTTGCTAGTCCCAATATGCCATTAATTTCATTTAATAATTCTTTAACATTATAACCGTATCCCTGTTGTCCAAAATCCCCAAAGCAGTTCAAGTCTTGTCTAATTTGAGATGCTGTAAAGCCAATTCTCTCGCCTAACTCTTTTGAGGATATTCTATCTACATCAGTCCTTAAAAGTTCTTTTAAATATCTATTGTATTTAGGCAATCTTCGAATAACTGCCATCGATATATTTTTTTTTCTTTCCACGACTTACACTCCTCTGTGAATATCATAAATTTCATACTATCAATCTTAACACACATTATAGGTCAATATCACATTTGTTTCAAATTTAATAGTTATTAAGCACTATTAACCATTTATGACTTTTTTATACTATCATTAAAAATTAATGTTATATATATTTGCTTTTTACTACAATAACTTTAATATAAATAGTACAATAATATATGAAGGTCTTTAATTAATATTTATTAACTTTAAGACTACGCTACAGGGAAGGTGAAAATGATGATAGTTCTAAGTTGCAAAGATATTCACAAAAGTTATGGTATAGATGTTATTTTAGACAAAATAACTTTAAGTATAAATGAAGGTGAAAGAATTGGTTTTATTGGTGCTAATGGTGCTGGCAAGTCTACACTTTTCAAAATACTTACCTCACAATTGGACCATGATACTGGTGAATTATTTATAGATAAAAATAAAAAGCTAGGTTATTTATCCCAAAATTTATCATTAGATATAACTAATACTATATACGAGGAAACACTTTTAGTATTCGACAATTTATTAAACCTCGAAAAAAATCTTAAAGCTCTGGAAATAAAAATGAGTTTACCTTATGACGCTTCAAAAGAAGACTATCAAAATAAAATAATTAAAGAATATACATTAACTTCTGAACTTTACAATAACAGAGGCGGCTACACCTATAAAGCTAAGATAAATAGAGTTCTTAAAGGCCTTGGCTTTTTAGAAGATGATTATGATAAACCAATAAACATATTAAGTGGAGGTCAAAAAACTAGAGTTGCACTCTGTAAATTATTACTTAAAAACCCTGATATACTCTTACTCGATGAGCCTACTAACCACTTAGATTTAGACGCTATAGAGTGGCTCGAAGATTACCTTAAATCTTATAAGGGCACTATGTTTATTATTTCTCATGATAGATTCTTTTTAGATACCATTACCAATAAAACTTTTGAACTTATTAATGGGCATGTAGATTGTTACAATGGAAGTTACACTAGTTTTATTGAATTAAAAAAAATAAATTTTGAAATTCAATTAAAAGCATACAATGTACAACAGTCAGAAATAAAAAGGCAAGAAGATATTATAACTAAATACAGATCCTTTAATAGAGAAAAAAGTGTAAGAGCTGCAGATAGCAGACAAAAATCCCTGGACAAAGTTGAACGAATTCATACTCCAGATAAAGATCCGCGCGAGACTAAAATGAAATTTGAAACAGAAATTAAAAGTGGTAATGATGTTCTTCATATAGAGGACCTATCAAAACGATTTGGAGATAACCTTTTGTTTGAGCATCTAAATTTAGACATAAAAAGATCAGAAAAATTTGCTCTTATTGGTGAAAACGGAAGAGGTAAAACCACCCTGTTTAAGATTATAATGGATCAAATACCAAGTGATACAGGCATAAAAATATTGGGTAAAAATATTTTTGTTGGATACTATGACCAAGAACAATCAAATTTAAATCCAGAAAAAACTATAATAGATGAAGTTTGGGATGAATTTCCAAAACTTACTACCACAGAGGTTCGTACAGCCCTGGCTGCATTTCTATTCATAGGCGAAGATGTATTTAAGGTTATATCAACTTTAAGTGGTGGAGAAAGGTGTAGGATTAATCTTCTAAAAATCATGTTATCTAAGGCAAACTTCTTATTGCTAGATGAACCAACAAATCACTTAGATATTATGTCCCGCGAGGCCTTAGAAGATTCAATACTTGGATATGACGGCACCGTTGTCGTAATATCACATGATAGATATTTCTTAAACAAGGTAATTACTAGAATACTCGAATTGAATCAAGATGGACTCAAAGAGTATTTAGGAAATTATAGTTATTATATAGAAAAGAAGAAAAATCCTTTAAGATTCAAGTTAGAAGAAGAACAAGAAGGAATGTCAAAAACTCAAATTAATTTTGATAAAAAAAAGAAGCGCGAAGAAGATAAACTTGAGAAACAAAAAAAACTAGATTTTAAAGAACTAGAAGATAAAATTGCATCGCTTGAACAAGAAATAGAAAAATTACAAAATGATCTTTGCCTTGAAGAGGTTTATTCGAGTCCAAATAGAAGTGTTGAAACAAACAATCAACTTTTAAGTGTGAAAAAAGAACTTGAAGATCTTTACGTAACATGGGAAGACTCTGCGACATAATTAGAGTAGACACAGCATATTATTAGAATTTAGTCTGATAAATATATTTCATTCAATTAAAGTGGAGGAATTCGTCTATGGAACTAAAAACAAATAAATCTATACACTCTGAAAGGTTTGATTTACAAAGGAGAGCTGTTTCGCATGTAACTACCACATCATGGCATGATATACCCCATATATCATATATATACGAGCCTGATATAACTGACTTTTACAATGAATTTAAAATACTTTTAAATAATAAAATCAATTTAGAAAACAAAATTTCTTTTAATACTATAATGCTTAAAGTTATAACAGAAGGTTTATTAAAATCACCTGACTTAAATTCATATATAGAATATAATCATAAAAAAACTGAGGGTATGACTCATATTTTTGACGAAATTAACATCTCAGTCCCTTGGCTTTTACCTAATGGTAAAATGATAACTCCAACTATACCAAGAGTTGAAAAAATGTCTTTGAATGATATTTCAGAATACATTTCAAATTTAACAAAAAGAATAGAAAATACCAATGTTAATGAAGTATTTTATAGAGCTGTAGTTGCTGACACAATTCATGAATTAAAAAGGTTTAATCTAAGTGTTATTAGAAGAATTTTGGCTTCGAAAATTGGTAGATATAGAATTAAGGGGCTTTGTGGTAAAGAAAAAGAGGACTATTACAAGATACCAGAAAATGAACGCCTGACCGAAAAGGACATTAGGGCAGGTACTGTTACAGTTTCAAATATTGGTTCGTTGTACAAAAACCAAAAGGGATTCTTCGGTTTGCTTGAAATAATACCCCCTCAAGTTTTTGCCATTGGAATTGGTTCGATTCAGGAAAAACCAGGGGTGTACTTAAATCCTAATGGAAATAAGGAAATCGGTATAAGAAAAATCCTTCCAATATGTTTGGCTTTTGACCATAGGGCGGTTGATTTTAATTCCCTTGTGCCTTTTCTAAAAAGGCTTGATGAAATATTTGCTAAACCAAATGTTATTCATAAATGGTAAACTAAGAATTTGTATTAAAAAAGATATAACGCCTATACCTTTATTTGCTATGCAAAATAAGATATAGGCATTTCTAAATTATTGCTCCTTCTAATAAAACTTTAATGTTGTCGCTATATATCTTATTAAATTGACTTATAGGAAGAGGATTTTCTCCAAGCCCCACTTCAATGGTGTAGCCTGGCCTTCTAAATTTTCCTATGAACCAATCTTTATATCCTGCATAACTGGTAATTCCAGTTGTTTCACCTAGATTATAACCACTTAATTGTGAAAATATTACTGCTATTGCTCTAGCTTCAGGGCTTGCTAAATTTTGATAATTCCAGTATATTAGTTCACCTTGAGTATGATATGCTATTACTAATCTAAAATTATTGCTTCTTGTGAAATCTGCTACAGCCTTAGACTCTGATTCTGATTCTGGCGAGGTACCTGAATATCTTGTAGGTCCTGGTCCATATATCCCATAACTCGCTTCTGCATTCTTTGATTCTTGCCACATAGCATCATAGTTATGATTAAGATCTACTCCTCGAATATTAGCACTCCAATTTTCAGAAAAATCTAAACTTCCATTATTCCACTTAATTAAATCATTGTAATACGGGTTACTTTTTTCTAGACCATTAAGAACTAAGTCCACTCCATCTGGATTAACCATGGGCATAACATATATAGTGCTTGTGCGGAATATATCACGCACATTATACCCTTCTATATCCTGACCCATCGCATAGGCCTTAGCAAAATTTTCAATAAACTTCATTAAAAGTACAGAGGTTATCCATTCAATAGCATGGTGCGCGCCATTATAAAATACTTTATTTGGTCCATTACCCAATTTTACATAATAAAGTTCTTTCCCAAGTTCACTCCTGCCAGCACTCTCAACTTCAATAAATGGATATCTAGCTTTTAATCCTTCTAAATCTTTTTTCATAATGTCATAAGTGTAATCGATATTTGTATAAACCACATCTAACGAGTAAGGAACTATAATTACATCACCAATCCTCAAACTGTTAGCATTAATTTGAGGGTTGGCTGTAATTATACTTGCAAGTGGCGTGTAATAACGTTTTGCTATAAGGTATAGAGTGTCACCTGATTTAATTCTATAAGTATCATAACCTAATAAAAATCTGTTCATAAGTTTATAAGTATCATCATCCACATCGCCTGTAGGTAATAATCCAAAATATTTCTGAAACTTTTTTACCGCATCGAAAGTTTTAGGTCCATATATTCCATCTACCACGCCAACAACATAACCTAACTTATTAAGTAATGCTTGTATTTCTGATACCCCTGTTCCTTTTGAACCTATTTTTAGGGTTTGCAAATTTACCCTCCTAAAATTACTTATGATACCATTTTATTCGGTTTTCCAAAAACTGTTACAACTTTATACAGTAAATAAAGAAAATAATAAGCCTAAAGATTTACTCTCTAAGCTTATTTTGATTTTTATTATTTTCGTTTTGCCTTATTAACTTCCTTTATTTTACCTACTATATGTTCATAACCATTTTCAGAGTGTGGTATCAAACAAGATGAGCAATCTTTAATTCCCTTTACAAATTTTCCATTTCCACCACAGTCCTCAAGAAAATACAGGGGACAATAACAAAATAGGCAATTAAATTTTTCATCATTTTTAACCTCATGGCACGGAAAATATTCGCATTCTTTATTTCTAAAAAACTTATAATTATTATCCATATTTAATACTCCTTACCCCATTAATTGATAAATACCTTGTCCTAAATAAGTTAATAATATAATTATTAACATTGATAACACCACTTGAAGTGGACCTTTCTTTAGCGAAAAAGAAAAGTTTGTTTTATGTTTTTTGTAAACTACATTTTTTTTACTACCTAAAGTATCACCTTTATGTAGTACCTTAGGATGAGGATACATAATTTCACTTTTTAAGTATGCAGCTATGCTTATAATTAAAATAAATATTGATAGAATTTTTGTAATAGAGAAAAAGTTCAACTTCATAGCATAGGCTATAAATATAGATATTGGTATAATACAACCTAGTAACATAACTAATTTGCCAACTATTAATTCTGGTATTGTCTTTACATGGATTTTTGTTTTCTGAGGCCTATAAGAATTTTCCTTTTTCATAATAACCCTTCTTCCATATTTTTTTATAAACATAAGGTCATTATACCAAATTTTCAAATGTTTGTTAACAGAATTTTAATAAATTTCATAAATATTAACTATATTTTACTAATTCCTATATTCGTTTCAAGTCTTAAAAGGCTACCATATTATATATATCTATCTCTTCTAATACTGTTTGATCTGAAATAATCTCTTTAGGAAATTGTTTAGCTAAAGTTTGCCTAAACTCTTTAAGCTGAACTGCCGTAAGTTCTTTTTGCTTTGGCAATGTATTTTCTACTTTAATAAGCTTTCCATCATTTAACTTATATATGAATTTATCTTCAATAATACTTAAATTATTTTCATCATCAAACTTCAATTTCCCGGCGATATCACCACTTATTACTATCCTCTTTAGATCATTTATAGCATTTCCGTTACTACTAATTTGGCCTAAGTTAATATATGCGCTTGATTTACCATTTAAGCTTTTTTCACCTGTCACCGAACTTCTAAATGCAATCACTTTGCCATCATTAGAAATTACACCATCAAGTATTTGTTCCTTATCATTGTTAATTTCAAAAATTTGCTTACCATTAATATATAAATTAGCTCTTGGCTGAGGAAATATGTGAGGCGTATTACTATAAAGAATATTTTTTTTACCTAAATTAACATCCCGCATGGTACCAACACAGGAAATTAACTCCGCTTTGCTTTTTATATTATATACGCTATAACCTGAAACTGATGGATTAATATGCCCAGTAACCAAAATATCTTCATTATCTATCCATTTGAGCTCAACAATTTGTTGTACATTTTTATTGTTAATAACAATATCTGTTAGTTTTTCAGCTTTAATATCATAAACAATTACATGTGGTGGATATATAGGTTCCCCTTCATTAAAATACCTAAATACTATTTTTGTTTTATCTGGAGAAAGTTGTAACAAATCTTTCGATTTTGTAATATCTCCGAGAGACTTAATTTGTTTACTTATTTCATCATAAAGGTATACATTATTACCTTTTTCAAATGCTATCTTCGTTAACTTAATATTCTTTATGTTTTGATCTTTACCATTATTGTTCGTGCTTTTATTAGATGTATTATCTTTATTTTCATTGTTTTTTTTAATTCTATTTGAACATGACACCACTGCAAATATACTTAGAAATAAACAAATTGATATAATTAGTAGCTTAAACAAAGTTTTGGTTATTTTGGGGTGGGTCGTCATAATATTGCTCCTCATTTAAATTCGTAAGAATAATCGTTATTTTAAATCATTGAAACTCAGATAATTATACTCTACTTATATTATTGTATCAACTGGGAAAATTTGTTTATACGCTTGTTATTTATTATTATATTCATTGATTTTTTTGGTATACATAATGACTTAAATTTATTTATTTAAATATTTTTTATAATCTTGCTTACATATTTCACCTGTTATAAAGAATGATTTTTAAAATATAATCTACACAATATTAATTAAATGAATATACTATAATATAACAATATTAAAATGAGGTATTATATGAAAAAACTAGAAGAGTACAGCCCTACGGAATTAGCAACACTCGCAACAATACTAGGGATTATTATTGCTTCTAAGTTTGATGTTGACCAACAAGGTGTAGTCGCCAATTTTTTATTTGGTGTGGCTCAGAGCATATTTATAATTGCAGCTCAAATTTCTAATCTTAACGCAAAAGAAGAAGCCCAAAATACTAGTAATGCGAATACCAATTCAAGTAATACGAATAAGGATTTGCAAAAACAGATAGATGAACTTAAGAATCTTATAAAGAAATTCGGAGATAATAATATTTGTTAACAAATATACTAAATTAGCTCAATTAAACATAGACTGTATTTATGAATTATTAATGTTATA
This window of the Clostridium estertheticum genome carries:
- a CDS encoding ABC-F family ATP-binding cassette domain-containing protein, translating into MIVLSCKDIHKSYGIDVILDKITLSINEGERIGFIGANGAGKSTLFKILTSQLDHDTGELFIDKNKKLGYLSQNLSLDITNTIYEETLLVFDNLLNLEKNLKALEIKMSLPYDASKEDYQNKIIKEYTLTSELYNNRGGYTYKAKINRVLKGLGFLEDDYDKPINILSGGQKTRVALCKLLLKNPDILLLDEPTNHLDLDAIEWLEDYLKSYKGTMFIISHDRFFLDTITNKTFELINGHVDCYNGSYTSFIELKKINFEIQLKAYNVQQSEIKRQEDIITKYRSFNREKSVRAADSRQKSLDKVERIHTPDKDPRETKMKFETEIKSGNDVLHIEDLSKRFGDNLLFEHLNLDIKRSEKFALIGENGRGKTTLFKIIMDQIPSDTGIKILGKNIFVGYYDQEQSNLNPEKTIIDEVWDEFPKLTTTEVRTALAAFLFIGEDVFKVISTLSGGERCRINLLKIMLSKANFLLLDEPTNHLDIMSREALEDSILGYDGTVVVISHDRYFLNKVITRILELNQDGLKEYLGNYSYYIEKKKNPLRFKLEEEQEGMSKTQINFDKKKKREEDKLEKQKKLDFKELEDKIASLEQEIEKLQNDLCLEEVYSSPNRSVETNNQLLSVKKELEDLYVTWEDSAT
- a CDS encoding 3-hydroxybutyryl-CoA dehydrogenase, with protein sequence MKKIFVLGAGTMGAGIVQTFAANGCEVIMRDIKDEFVDRGLATIKKNLERSVKKEKITEAQMEEILSRVTGTTDMKLAADCDLVVEAAVEIMKIKKEIFAELDSICKPETILASNTSSLSITEVGAATKRPDKVIGMHFFNPAPMMKLVEIIKGMATSTETFDAVKEIAIAIGKDPVEVAEAPGFVVNRILIPMINEAVGIMAEGIASAEDIDKAMKLGANHPMGPLALGDLIGLDVCLAIMDVLYTETGDTKYRAHSLLRKYVRGGLLGRKTKKGIFDYSK
- a CDS encoding short-chain-enoyl-CoA hydratase is translated as MEYKNIVLQKEDKVAVLTISRPKALNALNSETLKELDLAIDEIANDDKIYAVIITGAGKAFVAGADITEMKDLDVMGGRRFGNLGNKVFRKLETLEKPVIAAVNGFALGGGCELSMACDIRIASVKAKFGQPEVGLGITPGFGGTQRLSRLVGLGMAKELIYTAKIINAEEALRIGLVNKVVALEDLLVEAKALANTIAGQAPIAVSLCKAAINKGMQLDIDSALSYESEIFGECFSTEDQSSGMTAFIEKTEKCFKNK
- a CDS encoding electron transfer flavoprotein subunit alpha/FixB family protein — protein: MNIADYKGVWVFAEQRDGELQKISFELLGKGREIADKLGEELTAVLLGDKTDDMARELVAFGADKVIVASSPLLGHFTTDAYAKVICDLANERKPGVIFVGATYLGRDLGPRISARLSTGLTADCTSLDIDTENNNLMMTRPAFGGNLMATIVCADHRPQMATIRPGVFEKLARDASRTCPVEKVTVNLKESDIRTKTVDIVKVASVLADIGEANIIVSGGRGVGSKENFALLEKLAATLDGVVGASRAAVENGWIDKAVQVGQTGKTVRPTVYIACGISGAIQHLAGMQDSDFIIAINKDATAPIMKAADVAIAGDFLKVIPEMIAQINTLKNK
- a CDS encoding electron transfer flavoprotein subunit beta/FixA family protein; the encoded protein is MNIVVCLKQVPDTNEVKIDPKTGTLIREGVPSIINPDDKNALEESLRLKDEHGAHVTVISMGPPQAEKALREALAMGADEAILVSDRAFAGADTLATSHALAATLKKLDYDVVFAGRQAIDGDTAQVGPEIAEHLNLAQITYVEKVDVIKGGLKVRRAWEDGYEDIEVKTPVLLTAIKELNEPRYMNIKNIFEMFQNKEVKVWSAADIGADIAILGLKGSPTKVKKSMTKEPKGKGELIQLPAAEAALYAVSKLKENHFI
- a CDS encoding redox-sensing transcriptional repressor Rex, coding for MERKKNISMAVIRRLPKYNRYLKELLRTDVDRISSKELGERIGFTASQIRQDLNCFGDFGQQGYGYNVKELLNEINGILGLAKEYKMIIIGAGNIGQAIANYTNFERLAFNLAGIFDVNPKLIGLKIRDVEVKDIDELVGFLKTMPIDIGVICVSENSAQTVCDMMVANGVKGIWNFAPVDLEVPKEIIVENVHLSESLLTLSCLMNDRT
- a CDS encoding acyl-CoA dehydrogenase, with translation MNFTLTKEQEFVKQMVSEFALNEVKPLAAEIDVTERFPSETVEKMARYHMMGIPIATKYGGAGGNNLSYIIAVEELSKACATTGVILSAHTSLCAGPIDAFGTEDQKMKYLVPLATGEKLGAFGLTEPNAGTDASGQQTTATLDGDNYILNGSKIFITNGGVADTFVVFAMTDKTKGTRGITAFIVEKDFPGFSIGKHEDKLGIRASSTTELVFENCIVPKENMLGKEGRGFGIAMKTLDGGRIGVAAQALGIAEGALEEATKYMKERKQFGKPLAAFQGLQWMVAELDVKIEAAKLLVYKAAFNKDAGLSYTVEAARAKLFASETAMEVTTKAVQIFGGYGYTKEYPLERMMRDAKITEIYEGTSEVQRMVIAGNLLK